A single genomic interval of Comamonas sp. 26 harbors:
- the trkA gene encoding Trk system potassium transporter TrkA: MKIIILGAGRVGQSVAESLVSEQNGITVIDTNARALRDLESRFDLRGVVGNGIDPQVLAEAGAKDTDLLIACASMDETNLVCCKIAQAMFDIPTRIARVRSSSFAVDDPVLGKDGFAVDRIICPEESVTNYISKLIEYPEAMQVRSFAGGRAALASVRARAGAPAVGLQIAQVRERMPALAMRIVAIYRRFMDEPDRFVRCDGNTRIEPGDEVFMLAATVHVPEALKAINLPEGRPSRPVYRIMIAGGGQLSLRLAKKLAQTPGRFHVKIIEHNAQQCLSLASALPAEVLVLEGDATDEDLLEEEGIEEVDLFLALTDDDEDNIMSSLLAKRMGARRVLSLINRRAYADLMHGTQIDIALSPAQAMLGEFLAYVRRGDVQAVHSLRRGVAEALEIVARGDRKSSRVVGRKVEELRLPEDVHIGLIVRGIPEGKTCEEVAGLPLATEVIIPRSNTVIESGDHVVFFLPNKRLVRNVENLFRVSATFF, encoded by the coding sequence ATGAAAATCATTATTCTGGGTGCCGGGCGCGTAGGTCAAAGTGTGGCCGAAAGTCTGGTTTCCGAGCAAAACGGAATCACTGTCATCGACACCAATGCACGCGCCTTGCGTGATCTGGAGTCGCGCTTTGATCTGCGTGGCGTGGTCGGCAATGGCATTGACCCGCAAGTGCTGGCCGAGGCGGGGGCCAAAGATACGGACTTGCTCATCGCCTGTGCGTCCATGGATGAGACCAACCTGGTCTGCTGCAAGATTGCGCAGGCCATGTTTGATATTCCCACCCGCATTGCGCGGGTGCGCTCCTCGAGCTTTGCGGTCGATGACCCTGTACTGGGCAAAGATGGCTTTGCGGTAGACCGCATCATCTGCCCTGAAGAATCCGTCACCAACTACATCAGCAAGCTTATTGAGTACCCCGAAGCCATGCAGGTGCGCTCCTTTGCGGGTGGCCGTGCAGCGCTGGCGTCGGTGCGCGCCCGGGCTGGCGCGCCAGCGGTGGGCTTGCAGATTGCTCAGGTGCGTGAACGTATGCCTGCGCTGGCCATGCGCATCGTTGCCATCTACCGCCGTTTTATGGATGAGCCGGACCGCTTTGTGCGCTGTGATGGCAATACGCGCATTGAGCCCGGCGATGAAGTCTTCATGTTGGCTGCCACCGTGCATGTGCCGGAGGCACTGAAAGCCATCAACCTGCCAGAGGGGCGTCCGAGCCGTCCGGTCTATCGCATCATGATTGCGGGTGGCGGTCAGCTCAGCCTGCGTCTGGCCAAGAAGCTGGCGCAGACGCCAGGGCGCTTTCACGTCAAGATCATCGAACACAATGCGCAGCAATGCCTGAGCCTTGCGTCCGCCCTGCCTGCCGAAGTGCTGGTGCTGGAGGGTGATGCCACAGATGAGGACCTGCTGGAGGAAGAGGGCATCGAAGAGGTGGACCTGTTTCTGGCGCTGACAGACGACGATGAGGACAACATCATGTCCAGCCTGCTGGCCAAACGCATGGGTGCGCGCCGGGTGCTGTCGCTCATCAACCGTCGTGCCTATGCCGATCTGATGCATGGCACGCAGATTGATATTGCGCTGTCCCCTGCGCAGGCCATGCTGGGCGAGTTTCTGGCCTATGTGCGCCGTGGCGATGTACAGGCCGTGCACAGCCTGCGCCGCGGCGTGGCCGAGGCGCTGGAAATTGTGGCGCGCGGCGACCGGAAAAGCTCGCGTGTGGTGGGCCGCAAGGTGGAAGAGCTGCGCCTGCCTGAGGATGTGCACATCGGTCTTATCGTGCGCGGCATCCCCGAAGGCAAGACCTGTGAAGAGGTTGCGGGTTTGCCGCTGGCGACCGAGGTCATCATTCCGCGCAGCAATACGGTGATCGAATCCGGCGACCATGTGGTGTTCTTCCTGCCTAACAAGCGGCTGGTGCGCAACGTGGAAAACCTGTTCCGCGTCAGCGCTACCTTTTTCTAA
- a CDS encoding glutamate-5-semialdehyde dehydrogenase, with protein MNALNTVEYMHHLGVQAKAASALMASASAATKNKALKALARLLRAHVEPLQIDNAKDLERAVANGLAAPMVDRLRLTPKVLETCAEGCEQLAAMPDAIGEISGLKQMPSGIRVGQMRVPIGVFGMIYESRPNVTIEAASLSIKSGNACILRGGSEAIESNKALAKLVAQALAEAGLPENGVQLVGTTDRDAVGQLIAMPDYVDVIIPRGGKGLIERISREAKVPVIKHLDGNCHTYVDDPCDIAMAVKVADNAKTSKYSPCNASESLLVARAVAAEFLPLIGAVFAAKGVEMRCDAEALAILQSVKDAKLAEAAEQDWYEEYLAPIISVKLVDGVDEAIAHINKYSSHHTESILTTNHQHAQKFLREVDSSSVMVNTSTRFADGFEYGLGAEIGISTDKFHARGPVGIEGLTSLKYVVLGDGEVRG; from the coding sequence ATGAACGCGCTCAACACCGTCGAATACATGCATCACCTTGGCGTACAGGCAAAAGCTGCCTCTGCGCTGATGGCTAGTGCGTCTGCAGCTACTAAAAACAAAGCACTCAAGGCGCTTGCCCGCCTGCTGCGCGCGCATGTCGAGCCGCTGCAGATCGACAACGCCAAGGATCTGGAGCGTGCTGTGGCCAATGGCCTGGCCGCTCCCATGGTCGATAGACTGCGCCTGACCCCCAAGGTTCTGGAGACCTGCGCCGAAGGCTGCGAGCAGCTGGCAGCCATGCCCGATGCGATTGGCGAGATCAGCGGCCTCAAGCAGATGCCCAGCGGTATTCGTGTCGGTCAGATGCGTGTGCCCATCGGCGTGTTCGGCATGATTTACGAAAGCCGCCCCAATGTGACGATTGAAGCGGCCAGCCTGTCTATCAAGAGCGGCAATGCCTGCATCTTGCGTGGCGGCTCCGAGGCCATCGAGTCCAACAAGGCGCTGGCCAAGCTGGTGGCCCAGGCGCTGGCTGAGGCAGGTCTGCCTGAAAACGGCGTGCAGCTGGTTGGCACGACCGACCGCGATGCCGTGGGTCAGCTGATTGCCATGCCTGACTATGTCGATGTCATCATCCCCCGTGGTGGCAAGGGCCTGATCGAGCGCATCAGTCGCGAAGCCAAGGTGCCTGTCATCAAGCATCTGGATGGAAACTGCCATACCTATGTGGACGACCCCTGCGACATCGCCATGGCGGTGAAAGTGGCCGATAACGCCAAGACCAGCAAGTACAGCCCCTGCAACGCCAGCGAAAGTCTGCTGGTGGCGCGCGCCGTGGCCGCTGAATTTTTGCCCCTGATTGGCGCTGTCTTTGCCGCCAAGGGTGTGGAAATGCGCTGTGATGCCGAGGCACTGGCCATTTTGCAATCGGTCAAGGATGCCAAGCTGGCCGAAGCCGCCGAGCAAGACTGGTACGAGGAATATCTGGCTCCCATCATCAGCGTGAAGCTGGTGGATGGCGTGGATGAGGCCATCGCCCACATCAACAAATACTCCAGCCACCATACCGAGTCCATACTGACGACCAATCATCAGCATGCGCAGAAATTTTTGCGCGAGGTGGACTCGTCCAGCGTCATGGTCAACACCAGCACCCGCTTTGCCGATGGCTTTGAGTACGGTCTGGGGGCCGAAATCGGCATCAGCACCGACAAGTTCCATGCGCGTGGTCCTGTGGGCATTGAAGGCCTGACGTCGCTCAAATACGTGGTCTTGGGCGACGGCGAAGTCCGCGGCTGA
- a CDS encoding benzoate/H(+) symporter BenE family transporter, which yields MRFFKDLSPAAVAAGFVAVLVGFTSSVALVFQAAQAFHATPEQITSWIWALGLGMGLCSLVPSLILRMPVMVAWSTPGAAVLATAGLAGGFSMGEAIGAFIVSAALIILVGVTGWFERIMNRIPMEIASALLAGVLAKFGMQAFSAAESNLPLVLVMLLAYLLSRRMVPRYAVIITLLVGTLWAALRGQMQWSAVHAGLAIPVYTAPEFSLQALISLALPLFVVTMASQNLPGVAVIRATGYPIPVSRIISTTGVATLLLAPFGGYALNLSAITAAICMGDEAHEDRNKRYTAAAVCGLLYILIGIFGAIVTGLLTAFPKELVACIAGLALLGSIGGGMATAFKDEKHREAALITFLVTLSGVVIGGVGSAFWGVVAGSLALFVQSFRARAV from the coding sequence ATGCGCTTTTTCAAAGACTTGAGTCCTGCCGCTGTTGCCGCAGGCTTTGTGGCGGTTCTGGTCGGTTTTACCAGCTCTGTGGCTCTGGTGTTTCAGGCGGCGCAGGCTTTTCATGCCACGCCTGAGCAAATCACCTCCTGGATCTGGGCGCTGGGTCTGGGCATGGGGCTTTGCTCGCTGGTGCCCTCGCTTATTTTGCGTATGCCCGTCATGGTGGCATGGTCCACGCCGGGTGCGGCGGTATTGGCTACGGCCGGTCTGGCGGGTGGTTTCTCTATGGGCGAGGCCATCGGAGCCTTTATCGTCAGCGCGGCGCTCATCATTTTGGTGGGCGTGACTGGTTGGTTCGAGCGCATCATGAACCGCATCCCTATGGAAATTGCCTCAGCCCTGCTGGCCGGGGTGCTGGCCAAGTTCGGCATGCAGGCCTTCTCAGCGGCAGAGAGCAATCTGCCTCTGGTGCTGGTCATGCTGCTGGCCTATCTGCTGTCGCGTCGCATGGTTCCGCGCTACGCCGTCATCATTACCTTGCTGGTTGGCACGCTCTGGGCCGCACTGCGGGGGCAAATGCAGTGGTCGGCCGTGCATGCTGGGCTGGCGATTCCGGTTTATACGGCTCCCGAGTTCTCGCTGCAGGCGCTCATCAGCCTAGCCTTGCCCCTGTTTGTGGTGACCATGGCTTCTCAGAATCTGCCGGGTGTAGCGGTAATCCGTGCCACAGGCTATCCAATTCCTGTGTCTCGCATCATCAGCACCACGGGCGTGGCGACCTTGCTGCTGGCGCCGTTTGGCGGCTATGCTTTGAACCTGAGCGCCATTACTGCTGCTATCTGTATGGGTGATGAGGCCCATGAGGATAGAAACAAGCGCTACACCGCTGCAGCTGTGTGCGGCCTGCTATATATATTGATAGGTATCTTTGGTGCCATCGTCACCGGGTTGCTGACGGCCTTTCCTAAAGAGTTGGTCGCCTGCATTGCGGGCTTGGCCCTGCTGGGCTCCATTGGTGGCGGTATGGCGACCGCTTTCAAAGATGAAAAACATCGGGAGGCAGCGCTCATCACCTTCCTCGTTACGCTTAGCGGCGTAGTCATTGGCGGCGTGGGCTCGGCATTCTGGGGCGTGGTTGCTGGTAGTCTGGCTTTGTTCGTCCAGAGCTTCCGAGCTCGGGCGGTTTGA
- the gshB gene encoding glutathione synthase has product MQILFVADPLESFVIYKDSTFAMMREAQRRGHQIVVCEPKHISWQSGGKVKAQVRYISLTGNKDAWFDETACKAVNLADFGAIVMRKDPPFDSEFFYATHMLSQAEREGAKVFNKPSSLREHPEKLAIMEFAQFISPTLVTRSAQDIRAFHEEHKDIILKPLDGMGGMGIFRVGEDGRNLGSIIETLNQGGAISVMVQKFLPDIVHGDKRILIIGGKPVPFCLARIPQGNEVRGNLAAGGKGVAQPLAKQDKAIAEFIGAELVKRGLLLIGLDVIGHNVTEINVTSPTCFQEIFDQTGCDVAALFVDALESAALSL; this is encoded by the coding sequence ATGCAAATACTGTTTGTTGCCGATCCGCTGGAATCCTTTGTTATCTACAAAGACTCCACCTTTGCCATGATGCGCGAGGCCCAGCGCCGTGGTCACCAGATCGTGGTCTGCGAGCCCAAGCACATTTCTTGGCAAAGCGGTGGCAAGGTAAAAGCGCAGGTGCGCTACATCTCGCTGACCGGTAATAAGGATGCTTGGTTTGATGAAACAGCCTGCAAAGCGGTGAACCTGGCTGACTTTGGTGCCATCGTCATGCGCAAGGATCCTCCTTTTGATTCCGAGTTCTTCTATGCCACGCACATGCTCAGCCAAGCCGAGCGTGAAGGTGCCAAGGTCTTCAACAAGCCCAGTTCCCTGCGCGAGCACCCTGAAAAGCTCGCCATCATGGAATTTGCGCAGTTCATCTCGCCCACCTTGGTTACACGCAGCGCTCAGGACATCCGTGCGTTCCATGAAGAGCACAAAGACATCATCCTCAAGCCACTTGATGGCATGGGTGGCATGGGTATCTTCCGCGTCGGTGAAGATGGCCGCAACCTGGGCAGCATTATCGAAACCCTGAATCAGGGCGGTGCAATCAGTGTCATGGTGCAGAAGTTCCTGCCCGACATCGTTCATGGCGACAAGCGAATCCTCATTATTGGCGGGAAGCCTGTCCCCTTCTGTCTGGCTCGCATCCCTCAAGGTAATGAAGTGCGCGGTAACCTGGCTGCAGGCGGTAAGGGCGTGGCTCAGCCCTTGGCTAAACAAGACAAAGCCATTGCAGAGTTCATCGGTGCAGAACTGGTCAAGCGTGGCTTGCTACTCATTGGTCTGGATGTCATCGGCCATAACGTCACCGAGATCAATGTGACCAGTCCTACCTGCTTCCAGGAGATCTTTGACCAGACAGGCTGTGATGTCGCAGCACTGTTTGTCGATGCCTTGGAATCTGCGGCCCTGTCCTTGTAA
- a CDS encoding TrkH family potassium uptake protein has product MKDLLPVLRVLGMLMIMFAASMLLPFGVSWFMQDGIWRIYPWAIGLTVSVGLLLWGGLHRYKQDLQPRHGVILVTLVWVVLPLCAMVPLMMGLSRVGISISFTHAYFEAVSGLTTTGATILNGLDQLPVSINVWRTFMQWMGGMGILILAVAILPLLGVGGAQLFRAEAAGPVKDTKLTPRITETAKGLWGVYALFSIGCFLAFWVCGMRPLDALMHMFATVSLGGLSSHDSSFAYFNSPLLEAAALLFMLLASCNFALYFVAMRKGRLDSFMRDPEMRATIGVLVGAGLLVALLLWVKGVYGPLDALRFGMFHTVSVATTTGFSTTDYLSWPVFIPVLLLLLSGVATSAGSTGGGIKMVRMLILVKQARREMTRLVHPRAVQPVRLGDAVVDNPMIFSVLAYMLVYGATVIVLSMVLLLTDLDPLTAFSAVLASVHCMGPGLGAIGPASNYTVLTDFQIWVCTLAMLLGRLEILSFMALLTPAFWRR; this is encoded by the coding sequence ATGAAAGACCTGCTTCCTGTCCTGCGCGTGCTGGGCATGTTGATGATCATGTTTGCCGCTTCCATGCTCCTGCCTTTTGGCGTCTCATGGTTCATGCAGGATGGCATCTGGCGCATCTACCCCTGGGCGATTGGCCTGACCGTGAGCGTGGGCCTGCTGCTGTGGGGCGGTCTGCATCGCTACAAGCAGGACTTGCAGCCGCGCCATGGTGTGATTCTGGTGACGCTGGTGTGGGTGGTGTTGCCGCTGTGCGCCATGGTTCCGCTGATGATGGGGCTGAGCCGGGTGGGTATCTCCATCAGCTTTACCCATGCCTATTTTGAAGCAGTTTCTGGCCTGACGACAACCGGGGCGACCATTCTCAACGGGCTGGATCAACTGCCGGTATCCATCAATGTGTGGCGTACTTTCATGCAGTGGATGGGCGGCATGGGGATTCTGATTCTGGCTGTGGCCATTCTCCCGCTGCTGGGTGTTGGAGGGGCGCAACTGTTTCGCGCTGAGGCGGCTGGCCCCGTTAAAGATACCAAGCTCACCCCGCGCATTACCGAAACCGCCAAGGGCCTGTGGGGCGTGTACGCGCTGTTCTCCATCGGCTGCTTTCTTGCCTTCTGGGTCTGTGGCATGCGGCCGCTCGATGCGCTGATGCATATGTTTGCCACGGTAAGTCTGGGTGGCTTGTCCTCGCACGACAGCAGCTTTGCCTATTTCAATTCGCCCCTGCTGGAGGCCGCTGCGCTGCTGTTCATGCTGCTGGCCAGCTGCAACTTTGCGCTGTACTTTGTGGCCATGCGCAAGGGGCGGCTAGACAGCTTTATGCGTGACCCCGAAATGCGCGCCACGATTGGCGTGCTGGTGGGGGCGGGTCTGCTGGTGGCGCTGCTGCTCTGGGTCAAGGGCGTGTACGGCCCGCTGGATGCACTGCGCTTTGGCATGTTCCACACCGTCTCGGTGGCCACCACCACGGGCTTTTCCACCACAGACTATCTTTCCTGGCCGGTTTTCATTCCGGTACTACTGCTGCTGCTCTCCGGGGTGGCCACCAGCGCGGGTTCGACTGGCGGCGGCATCAAGATGGTGCGCATGCTGATTCTGGTCAAGCAGGCCAGGCGCGAAATGACGCGCCTTGTGCATCCGCGCGCTGTGCAACCCGTGCGCTTGGGCGATGCAGTGGTGGATAACCCGATGATTTTTTCGGTGCTGGCCTACATGCTTGTCTATGGCGCCACGGTCATTGTGTTGAGCATGGTGTTGCTGCTGACGGACCTTGATCCTCTGACTGCTTTTTCTGCTGTTCTGGCCAGTGTGCATTGCATGGGGCCAGGACTTGGGGCGATTGGGCCGGCATCCAACTACACGGTGTTGACTGATTTCCAGATCTGGGTGTGTACTCTAGCCATGCTGCTGGGGCGGCTTGAGATCCTGAGTTTTATGGCTTTGCTGACGCCGGCTTTCTGGCGTCGCTGA
- the gshA gene encoding glutamate--cysteine ligase: MVPHLVTALTGPINELEQRVLDSMPAIERWFRLEWMEHTPPFYCSVDIRNAGFKLAPVDTNLFPGGWNNLTDEMLPLAVQAAMAAIEKICPEARNLLIIPENHTRNTHYLASVLQLKRIFSMAGLNVRIGSISPEIKKTLSITLPLGDVIQLEPVIRSKRRLGLKDFDPCTILLNNDLSTGVPGIVEELYEQYLLPPLHAGWNVRRKSRHFQSYEEVGKRFGKLLGIDPWLINPLFGQVENIDFAEGTGMDALADQVDVILSKVRRKYKEYGIKEKPFAVVKADNGTYGMGVMTVRDAKELAALPRKSRNKMGIIKDGQTVHDVIVQEGVLTYERMHNAVAEPVVYMMDRYVVGGFYRMHPERGEDENLNAPGAGYVPLAFQQSNHLPQAGMRPGASAPNRFYMYGVVARLAMLAASYELEATNPDAEIYD; encoded by the coding sequence ATGGTTCCACATCTTGTCACGGCTTTGACCGGCCCCATTAACGAACTTGAGCAGCGCGTTCTCGATTCAATGCCTGCCATCGAGCGTTGGTTCCGCCTTGAATGGATGGAGCACACGCCACCGTTCTATTGCTCGGTGGACATTCGTAATGCGGGTTTCAAGCTGGCACCGGTGGACACCAACCTGTTTCCGGGTGGCTGGAACAATCTCACCGATGAAATGCTGCCGCTGGCCGTACAGGCTGCGATGGCTGCTATCGAAAAGATATGTCCTGAAGCGCGCAATCTGCTCATCATTCCTGAGAACCACACGCGCAACACCCACTATCTGGCCAGCGTGCTGCAGCTCAAGCGCATCTTCTCCATGGCGGGTCTCAATGTGCGCATTGGCTCCATCAGCCCAGAGATCAAGAAGACACTGTCCATCACTTTGCCATTGGGTGATGTGATTCAGCTAGAGCCGGTGATTCGTAGCAAGCGCCGTCTGGGCCTCAAGGATTTCGACCCCTGCACCATCCTGCTGAACAACGATTTGTCCACAGGCGTTCCCGGGATTGTCGAAGAGCTGTACGAGCAATATCTGCTGCCACCTTTGCATGCAGGCTGGAATGTGCGCCGCAAGAGCCGCCATTTTCAGAGCTATGAAGAAGTCGGCAAGCGCTTTGGCAAGCTGCTGGGGATTGATCCGTGGCTGATCAACCCGCTGTTTGGTCAGGTGGAGAATATCGACTTTGCCGAAGGCACGGGTATGGACGCGCTGGCCGATCAGGTCGATGTGATCCTCTCCAAGGTGCGCCGCAAGTACAAGGAATACGGCATCAAGGAAAAGCCGTTTGCCGTGGTCAAGGCCGACAACGGCACCTACGGCATGGGCGTGATGACCGTGCGTGATGCCAAGGAGCTGGCTGCACTGCCGCGCAAGAGCCGCAACAAGATGGGCATCATTAAAGACGGCCAGACCGTGCATGACGTCATCGTGCAGGAAGGCGTGCTGACCTATGAGCGCATGCACAATGCCGTGGCCGAGCCCGTGGTCTACATGATGGATCGCTATGTGGTGGGCGGCTTCTACCGCATGCACCCTGAGCGCGGTGAGGACGAAAACCTCAATGCCCCCGGTGCCGGCTATGTGCCGCTGGCCTTCCAGCAGAGCAATCACCTGCCTCAGGCGGGCATGCGCCCTGGTGCCAGCGCACCTAATCGCTTCTATATGTATGGCGTGGTAGCACGTTTGGCCATGTTGGCGGCGAGCTATGAGCTGGAAGCCACTAATCCTGACGCAGAAATCTACGACTGA